Sequence from the Phaeodactylum tricornutum CCAP 1055/1 chromosome 20, whole genome shotgun sequence genome:
GGCACTGGCGGCCACAATTTGTGCTTGTCCCAAGGTGAGACGGGCCACGGCCGCGGCGACGACCGCCGCGGGTTTTTCGTGCGGTCGTGCGGCACTGGACTTTTCCGTGCGAGTTTTCTTGACCGCCAGAAGGCGATCGACTTCGTCCAGTACCAGCGTTTGacaatttttcaaaaactgCATCGCTTCGGGTTTAGAAGTCGGGGAAGCGGGCATTCTGCCATCGCCGTAGAGTGAATGCATAATCGCTTTGGCACTGCCGATGAACAATCGCGGCGTACTGTACGAAGGCGCCGACTCGTCGGCGAGCCGTCCACCGTATTCGAGTTCTCCCCGTTCCTTCCAGGCCTGTGAGGTTCTCATCAGATTGGTCGGTTTGGTGACGAGTCGGACGGATCCCGGTGGCGCCAAGACGGTGGCAATCCCCGCTACCTGGGCAGCCAATTCCCGTGTGGGTGTCAGAATAACAGCAAAGGAGGGCGTatcggacgaggaagagccGCTTTCCCAGCCCGAGGGTGTCGCCTCGAGCCACAATCGTTCAGTAATGGGCAATACGTAGGCCAAGGTTTTCCCCGAGCCCGTTTCGGCGTGCAGTAGCAATGATTCGCGTTGACGCGCGAGTCTCGGCAAAGCCTCGGCCTGTATCGGAGTGGGAGTATCGAACTGTGCCCGACCCAAGGCTCGCCCAGCGGCGGGTGACAATCGGAGCGTGGCAAAGGTAGTCAAGGTACGAACCATATCATCCTTCTCCAATTCGGACGATGGCAAGAGATCCGCGTCTTGTTCCGCCATAGCCTTGACAACAAGAGCATCCGTATGTTGACCTTGACTCTTGAGCACGGCGGCATCGTCCGGTTCATCCCGGTAGGATTGTTGCAGATCATCTTCGGCGAGTCGTCGGGCGAGATCCGGTTTGCGGCCGTTCCTCGGCAACCCTCGTGTTTTGAGTTGTTCCTTCAACGCATTCGCGGATTGCTGCACGTAGGATTGCACGAGACGTTCCCGTTCTTCTCCGAGCGGATCTGGTGGCGCGTTTTCGTCCGCCGCACGTTGCTGGCGTTGGAGTTTGGCCAACTGCGCCTTGGTCCGCTCCAAGGCCTGTGCCGCGGATGCGTCGGCGGACAAACCCAAGGCactcgacgacgaatccgtACGATCCGTGCGTGGCGAATAAACGTGACAGAACGTACGGAGGGTGCCAACGGTTGTGATTGTGGTGGGGGTATTGGAAAATGCGTTGGTGCGGACAATCCGGAACAGCGTCCCCAACAACGCGAGCGACAGCGTCACGAAGTGTACTACTCTCGCCATTGGCAAACCTTTGGACATCCCCAGCCCGCGCATCTTTTTCACGGATCACGGAGTGCAGTGTGTTTATTGAATGTatatatatgtgtgtgtgtgtgtgtgtgtgtatgtgtattgatgtgactgtgatatgactgtgattgacagtgagttccCGTGTCTTTGGCAGAAagatttgacagtgaaatgaTCTTTCCAATCGAACAACGAATGGTCGCTCGCGCCCCCGTTTTGGAACCACGACAGAAGGTTCTTCGCAAAGTCAATGCGTTCGGTGGCGCCTTGGAGTGATGTCTGCGGTCTGTCCCTAATTACGGATCACAACACACGACTACCCTCGAACCCGTGTTTCGCATCCGGGTGACATCAAAAGCACCAGCGGACAGACCAGACCGTAAGACTATGTCTATTTGTCTAGCTAGTAGAAGGACGGACAATCAATGTTCGATGGCTACGATACGACGACAAAGCGTACCCACCCTAGCCCCCGCCGAAAACCAGTCGATTCGTTTGGTGCGGCTGCCAGTCCTTCCCGCGACGATTCGGCAGATTCGTGTGGGGAATCTCCCCCCGTCTCGGTCAACCACATTCCCTACAGGAATTACTTTCTCTCTCGTCTCCCTCCCTTTCGGACTTGGTTTCGTTGGTAAATTCATCGGAACGGTTCTTTTTTTGGCTCTCGCTGCTCAGCTTGGATGAAAACGTGAGAGCGTCGTCGGTAACCCCATTGTTtcgaattcacagtcagacgaTCTACTCGTTCCATGTTTGCGAGCGGAGACCATTCGCGGGACGCCGCGAAACTCTTGGGTGATTACGGCAGCGTCGATAGTGACACTAACGCCAACGTTGACGTTGCCATCGACACCAACGAACGTTCCCCACACCGTCACCAGAAACACCACCATCCACACCATGCGTCGCTGTCGTCTTTTGATGCACCCGAAATATATCGACACGGACACCCACATCCGCACTACCATCACAGCGAAACGGAAAGTGCGACGACTAGTTCGGACGAGCCGTTGGACGAAGGGTTCGTTCTATTCGGCATCACGTGTCCCTCACTCCGCCGTGTGGCTCTGGAGCTCTCGCTCTACGTTAACTTGATCATTACGCTCGCCAAACTCGTTGCCTACGTACAAACCCTCAGTCTTTCCGTCCTCGCCGCCCTCTTGGATTCAATCCTCGACGTGGTTTCACAGATTATCCTCAACTACACCGAGAAACACTCCAGTTTGCAGCGTTCCTCCGCTTTTTATCCCGCCGGTGCTTCCAGACTCGAACCCATCGGTGTCCTCACGTGTGCCGCACTCATGGGCATGGCCAGTTTCGAAGTACTCAAGCAATCCTTTACCGCACTCGTCTACCACGGATCCCACGACAATGATCTGGCACCTACCGTTGGGGCCTTTGTCTCCATGCTCGTTATTGTAGTGGTCAAACTTCTCCTGTTGGTACTCTGTCACAGGGCCGCCAACAAGCGCGTCACCTACAAGGGCGGAAACACTGCTATtggtactgctgctgctgctatTGGGGACGGGGCCGTCATCACCACTACTACCATGGCTAGCAAAGCTGTGGTACAAATGGCGGATCCCACTCTCGAAGCCTTGTCTTTGGATCACTGGAACGACGCCTTGTCCAACTTGGTGGCCGCCGTCGCGCTCTTGTTCACTCTCCGGTCCCCAAAATTCTGGTTTCTCGATCCTCTCGGTGCCATTCTCATTTCCATCTACATCATCTACAGCTGGTACAGTACCGGTTTCGAGCAAATCCAGCACTTGACCGGCAAGGCCGCACCGGAAGACTTTATCGACGAAATCATGGAAATTGCCAAGACCTTTGACGAGCGCATGGAAGTCGATTCGCTCAAGGCCTACCACTTTGGTCCCAAGTTTCTGGTGGAACTGGAAATGGTCATGCCCAAAAACACGCTGCTGTTCGAGTCGCACGATTTGGGCATGGAACTGCAGTACGAAATCGAAGGACTGCCCGAAGTGGAACGTTGTTTCGTACACGTGGACTACGAAACCCGACCGTACGACGAACACGTCGTCAGCAAAGTCCCGGAACTCCGGGAAAAGTACCGACCCGGCTCCAACGTGCGCCTACGATCCACCCAGTCCGTGTAACAGTACATCGCAGACCGGCGCGGGACGGTGTCACGAAAAATGGAGCCGCTGACTACCGTGCGACTGTGCGTACGAGTCATGTTAGAAACCCCGATTCCGTGTCGGTAGAATGGGAGCTCGATCTCTACCATTGCTTGTACTATtccactactactactactactactactactactactaccaccaccTACAATTTACACTACTACTATTGTCACCTACTCTTTCCGTTGGGACTGCTGCTAGAAACGCCGACTTGATTGTGCGTAGTGGTATTGACGCAACCGTCGGTTTGGCGTGCCGCGCTCGACGTTAGCTCGTTCCgtttctctctctctcttttcAATCGTACCGCATGTTCGGGGATTCGTGCCAGTCTCCGTGTTTGTGTATGTATGTTTGTGCGGCGGTGTGATGCGTTGGTCGACTCACTCGTTGGCATACCTACTAGTACTAGTACGTCGAGAGGAACGCGCTACCATGCTCGCTGCGACCCATTGGGAACGAGGGACCGGCGCGTGTCGTGTGGATACGCGGCGACTCTCTCTCTGGCGGGGGCTGGGCTCTAAGAGGGGTGTAACGACTGCGAACGTCCGCCGAGCGCCTTGCGGGGACTGAACGAACAATCCGGAGTTCGCGGGACCAGCTTTCAACCAATCACAATCCGTTCCGGACCGTTCTCCCAATTTTTGCTACAACGAGGTGGATTGCCTCCAGGACACGTAGTCAGGCCAGGCCGGCTGAGATCGTAGCCGTTGATCGCGTCTATTAGGGGTACTCTAGCTAGACTAAATAAAAAGGTAGTTAGGTGCTCCTGCACACGTCGACCCTTTCATTCCGTTCGCAAATCCGGCACGCGGGCTACCGAGACGGACTTCTATCGAAACTTAACGCTTCTTTGCAAAATTCGAACCTACTCTTTAATTGGCGCGCCTCTCTTCCCGCGCAGGAATGTCCCCAAGCCGGTCACCGAGTTCGCCTAGCGCGGAATAGCCTCAGACTACTTAAGGGCCTCCGTTTTCGAATCGAGATTGACTAGACAGGGTGGGAATGAAACGGACCGCGTACCGGGTCTGGGCCGCGGTAGGTCCGCGCCAACCTCGCTGGGAGCGCTCACAAAAAGGGCGCCAATCGGGACGGCTGGAGAAGTACCGCGCGTTCGCTCCGGCATCGTGGCATCGGGGGAACGGATTGCGGGGACCCCGACACATTCCAGAGACTGGGTACCACAGTGTTGGCCTTGGTGattgccgttgctgttgtggttCCTGTACCTGTTACACCTCCTGTTGTTACCATTGGTATCGCTCGTAGTGTggttggtgttgttgtttggaTTGCGACTGTCGTCATTGGAATCGCGGGTGCGGTtttgttgccgttgccagCTACGTGAGTGTCACTTTGGTAGACCTGCTGTCGTTGGCTGTTGTCCCTTTTGTAGATTT
This genomic interval carries:
- a CDS encoding predicted protein; this translates as TFATLRLSPAAGRALGRAQFDTPTPIQAEALPRLARQRESLLLHAETGSGKTLAYVLPITERLWLEATPSGWESGSSSSDTPSFAVILTPTRELAAQV